A single window of Sphingobacteriales bacterium DNA harbors:
- a CDS encoding tetratricopeptide repeat protein produces MQNKQWILLGVAIVLVGLLFFFGKTTKKKSEEEAKASVSNVIDFETYEQTIIKNNQLPDSLVTLINLAKQQEKDTQLIERIIHACKDAKQANLYAYYQYKQAQIKNTPAAYENAGYALMSAYKINRDSNISNNIITFALQSFKKVLDFEPDNVDAKIQMAEIYVQDGQEPMKGIEILKGIVEKNPENLVALTTLGRLSLQSGQYDKAKERLEKVLQLDPQNTEAIYFLAFTEAELGNKQKAIQLMELCKTLVNNPEFDKEIEQFINELKK; encoded by the coding sequence TTGCAAAATAAGCAGTGGATATTGTTGGGTGTTGCCATTGTGTTGGTTGGATTGCTTTTTTTCTTTGGGAAAACTACCAAAAAGAAATCAGAAGAAGAAGCAAAAGCAAGCGTTTCTAATGTTATTGATTTTGAAACCTACGAGCAAACCATCATCAAGAATAATCAACTTCCAGATTCTTTAGTTACTTTAATCAACTTAGCTAAACAACAAGAGAAAGACACACAGCTTATTGAACGCATCATTCATGCATGTAAAGATGCAAAGCAAGCAAACCTATATGCCTACTATCAATACAAACAAGCACAAATCAAAAATACACCTGCTGCATATGAAAATGCAGGCTATGCATTGATGAGTGCATATAAAATTAACAGAGATAGTAATATATCAAATAATATCATTACATTTGCACTCCAATCTTTCAAAAAAGTTCTTGATTTTGAGCCAGATAACGTTGATGCTAAAATACAAATGGCAGAAATTTATGTGCAGGATGGACAAGAACCAATGAAAGGAATTGAAATATTGAAAGGCATTGTAGAAAAAAATCCAGAAAATTTAGTTGCATTAACAACTTTGGGAAGATTATCACTACAATCTGGACAATATGACAAGGCAAAAGAAAGATTAGAGAAAGTATTGCAGCTTGATCCTCAAAACACAGAAGCTATTTATTTTTTAGCATTTACTGAGGCAGAATTAGGGAACAAACAAAAAGCAATACAATTGATGGAATTATGCAAAACGCTGGTAAACAATCCAGAATTTGACAAAGAAATAGAACAATTTATTAACGAATTAAAAAAATAA
- a CDS encoding integration host factor subunit beta, whose translation MRKADIISIISEKTGVPKVDVIVTVEAFFKEVKDSLAEGENIYVRGFGSFIRKTRKAKIGRNIKKGTSIEIPEHDIPSFKPSKQFLLQIKESKVVKS comes from the coding sequence ATGAGAAAAGCAGATATCATTTCGATTATTTCAGAGAAAACAGGTGTGCCAAAAGTAGATGTTATTGTTACTGTAGAAGCATTTTTTAAAGAAGTAAAAGATTCTTTGGCGGAAGGAGAAAATATTTATGTTAGAGGATTTGGTTCTTTTATAAGAAAAACAAGAAAAGCAAAAATTGGAAGAAACATAAAAAAAGGTACATCAATAGAAATTCCAGAGCATGATATTCCATCTTTTAAGCCGTCAAAACAATTCTTACTGCAAATCAAAGAATCTAAAGTAGTAAAATCATAA
- the mutY gene encoding A/G-specific adenine glycosylase encodes MNNFSKMLIEWYNLNKRTLPWKKSFDVYQIWLSEIILQQTRIEQGTPYYLKFIDKYPTIVDFANEDIGNILKLWEGLGYYSRARNMHHTAKHIRDTYNGIFPNNYEDIRKLKGIGDYTAAAIASFSYQLPYAVVDGNVYRVLSRIFGIDIPIDTTAGKKYFQHKAQELLNKKNPAEYNQAIMDFGSLVCSPKNPQCTSCPFSSNCIAYQQDKISTLPVKSKKLIKKKRFFHYFVFNNQQEIILHHRNNQDIWKLLYDFPCIETDSEKILDNDLKKYKIKKLPNPIQLNQVLTHQNIDAYFYDMDYLPKQIPDACIVVKVKDIQQYTFPKIIRNYLKCKNL; translated from the coding sequence ATGAATAACTTTAGCAAAATGCTTATAGAATGGTATAATTTGAACAAAAGAACATTGCCATGGAAAAAATCTTTTGATGTATATCAAATATGGTTGTCTGAAATTATCTTACAACAAACTAGAATTGAACAAGGAACGCCTTATTATCTAAAATTTATTGATAAATATCCTACAATTGTAGATTTTGCTAACGAAGACATTGGAAATATTTTGAAACTTTGGGAAGGTTTGGGCTATTATAGTAGAGCTAGAAATATGCATCATACAGCAAAACATATTCGTGATACATACAATGGCATTTTCCCAAATAACTACGAAGACATTAGAAAACTAAAAGGAATTGGTGATTATACTGCTGCTGCTATTGCGTCGTTTAGCTATCAGTTGCCATATGCTGTTGTAGATGGCAATGTGTACAGAGTTTTGTCTAGAATTTTTGGCATTGATATTCCTATTGACACTACTGCTGGCAAAAAATATTTTCAGCATAAAGCACAAGAGTTGCTAAATAAAAAAAATCCTGCGGAATACAACCAAGCCATTATGGATTTTGGCTCACTAGTTTGTTCGCCAAAAAACCCACAATGTACATCTTGTCCATTTAGTTCCAATTGTATTGCTTACCAACAAGATAAGATTAGCACTTTGCCAGTAAAATCAAAGAAATTAATTAAAAAGAAAAGGTTCTTTCATTATTTTGTATTTAACAACCAACAAGAAATTATACTACACCATAGAAACAACCAAGATATATGGAAACTCTTGTATGATTTTCCTTGTATAGAAACGGATTCTGAAAAAATATTGGACAATGACTTAAAGAAATATAAAATAAAGAAACTACCCAATCCAATCCAATTGAATCAAGTTTTGACTCATCAAAATATTGATGCTTACTTCTATGATATGGATTATTTGCCTAAGCAAATTCCAGATGCATGTATTGTTGTAAAAGTAAAAGATATACAACAATATACATTTCCAAAAATTATCAGAAATTATTTGAAATGTAAAAATTTATAA
- the ssb gene encoding single-stranded DNA-binding protein, translating into MSVNKVILIGRLGKDPEVRKINETTTVCNFPLATREVYKNNDGTYNEQTEWHNIVMWRGVAERAERILKKGFNVFIEGKIKTRSWDDKEGHKRYTTEIVVENFQLLEKKVATDTSNTQQENISSHTNTDDIEQNYDDDLPF; encoded by the coding sequence ATGAGTGTAAATAAGGTAATTTTGATTGGAAGATTAGGAAAAGATCCAGAAGTAAGAAAAATAAATGAAACAACTACCGTATGTAATTTTCCTTTAGCAACTAGAGAAGTTTATAAAAACAATGATGGTACTTATAATGAACAGACTGAATGGCATAATATAGTAATGTGGCGTGGTGTGGCAGAACGTGCAGAACGCATTCTAAAAAAAGGTTTTAACGTTTTTATTGAAGGAAAAATTAAAACAAGAAGTTGGGATGATAAAGAAGGTCACAAAAGATATACTACAGAAATTGTTGTTGAAAATTTTCAGCTATTAGAAAAAAAAGTAGCAACAGATACTAGTAATACTCAACAAGAAAACATATCTTCACACACAAATACAGATGACATAGAGCAAAACTATGATGATGATTTGCCATTTTAA